The following DNA comes from Photobacterium sp. DA100.
TCGCGGTACCGATGTCACCGACGCGGGCCCCCGGTTTGACTTTGCGCATGCCCACGTAAAGGGCGTCTTGGGTGACGCGGCACAGGCGTTTGTCGGCAGGGGAGACATCACCGACCAGGAACATTTTTGAGGTGTCGCCGTGGTAGCCTGCTGGGCGCACGCTCAAATCGGCATTTTCGTCATCCGGAACGATGACCGTGATGTCAACGTTGATGATGTCGCCGTTTTTCAGTATGGCTGGCTTCATCTGGCCGTTGCTACCCATCTCATCCTGGCTGGCCGGAATGCCGTGGCACACGATGTGGTTGATAGACGTACAGATAGATTTTGGAAAACCGTGGTAATCAAGCGGGGCCGAGTAGGCGCCTTTTTCCAACGCATAATCATGACAGATTTGGTTTAGCTCGTCTGTCGTCACACCTTCTTTGATGTGAGGTTCGATCATTTCCAGCACTTCAGCCGCCAAACGGCCGGCAGCGCGCATTTTTTCGATCTCTTCAGCCGTTTTGATCTTGATGCTCATTCAGTCTTCTCTGTTTGGTTGTTACCTCTTCTTTACATGGTAACAGTGAGGGGGCTGGATGGAAACCAAGTTTCGGTACAATCGCTGAATTGAGGACATTGGGGCTGGATTTCCGTTAGTAAAATATGGTATAAAGCGCGCCGTAATTGGGTGATTGGGTTTCGATTCAGTCATGCCGGTTGCACTAAACTTTTATTAATCACTCACACATATCGGCACATCTTCCGGGGTGCCCAGCAGTTTTTCGCGAAGCTGTAACGCCTCTGGCGTTGCCTGGGTCGGTAAGATGGGATATGTGGACGCCTAACCCCATAGAGGAATATTCAATGGCAACTGTATCAATGCGCGACATGCTTAAGGCTGGTGTTCACTTCGGTCACCAAACTCGTTACTGGAACCCAAAGATGAAGCCATTCATCTTCGGTGCTCGTAACAAGGTGCACATCATCAACCTTGAGAAAACTGTACCAATGTTCAACGACGCTCTAGCAGAAATCAACAAGATTGCTGCTCGCAAGGGCAAGATCCTTTTCGTTGGTACTAAGCGTGCAGCCAGCGAATCTATCAAAGAAGCTGCAGTTAACTGTGACCAGTACTACGTAAACAACCGCTGGTTGGGTGGTATGCTGACTAACTGGAAAACTGTTCGTCAGTCAATCAAGCGTCTAAAAGATCTTGAAACTCAGTCTACAGACGGTACTTTCGACAAGCTAACCAAGAAAGAAGCGCTAATGCGTACTCGTGAAATGGAGAAGCTTGAGAAGTCTCTAGGCGGTATCAAGAACATGGGCGGCCTACCAGACGCTATGTTCGTAATCGATGCTGATCACGAGCACATTGCAATTAAAGAAGCGAACAACCTGGGTATCCCAGTATTTGCTGTTGTAGATACTAACTCTAACCCAGACGGCGTTGACTTCGTTATCCCAGGTAACGATGACGCAATCCGCTCTATCCAGCTATACACTGGTGCTGTTGCTCAGACTGTTACTGAAGGCCGCAACCAAGACATCGTTGCTCAAGCTGAGCAAGACGGTTTCGTAGAAGCTGAATAATAGCCGCGCTCCTTTTGAGCATCTTAAGTTACCTTGTGTAAACTAAGAATGGTTACCAGGGGCCGATCATGGCCCCTGATTTTTACACCAAGTATTCAAAACTGAGGATATAACAATGGCAACAGTTACAGCTGCCCTAGTTAAAGAACTGCGTGAACGTACTGGCGCAGGCATGATGGAATGTAAAAAAGCGCTTGTTGAAGCTAACGCTGACATCGAGCTAGCGATCGAAAACATGCGTAAGAGCGGTGCTGCTAAAGCTGCTAAAAAAGCAGGTAACGTTGCTGCTGAAGGTACAATCCTAATCAAAGACGCTGACGGCGTTGCAGCACTTCTAGAAGTTAACTGCCAGACTGACTTCGTTGCTAAAGATGCAAGCTTCCTAGCTTTCGCTAACGAAGTTCTTGAAACAGCTCTAGCTGAGCGCCTAGACATCGCAGCTCTTCAGGCTAAGTTCGAAGAAGCACGTGTTGCTCTAGTAGCTAAGATCGGCGAGAACATCTCTATCCGTCGCGTTGAGTTCATCGAAGGCGAGAGCGTATCTTCTTACCGTCACGGCGACCGTATCGGTGTTGTTGTAGCTGGTAACGGCGACGCAGAAACTCTGAAGCACATCGCTATGCACGTAGCTGCTTCTAAGCCTGAGTTCGTGAACCCAGAAGACGTACCTGCAGACGTTGTAGAAAAAGAGCGTCAGGTTCAGGTTGAAATCGCGATGAACGAAGGCAAGCCAGCTGAAATCGCAGAGAAGATGGTTATCGGCCGCATGAAGAAATTCACAGGCGAAATCTCTCTAACTGGTCAGCCATTCATCATGGAACCTAAGAAATCTGTTGGCGAAATCCTGAAAGAGAAAGGCGCTACAGTAACTAACTTCATCCGTCTAGAAGTTGGTGAAGGTATCGAGAAAGCTCAAGAAATGAGCTTCGCTGAAGAAGTAGCAGCAGTACAGAAGGGTTAATCCTTCTTGCTAAGAACTCCAAAGACCGTAGCCTAGGCTGCGGTCTTTTTACAACTCCGTATCTATATTTGTAAGCCTGGAAGGTAAACTAATGACCACGAATCCTAAACCGACTTATCAACGTATTCTGCTCAAACTCAGTGGGGAAGCACTGCAGGGCGAGGAAGGTTTTGGTATTGATGCACAAGTTCTTGACCGTATGGCTCAGGAAATCAAAGAACTGATTGAACTAGGTGTACAGGTTGGCCTTGTTATCGGTGGTGGTAACCTGTTCCGTGGTGCAGGCCTAGCTGAAGCAGGTATGAACCGAGTTGTGGGCGATCACATGGGTATGCTAGCTACCGTCATGAACGGTTTGGCAATGCGTGATGCGCTGCACCGTGCCTATGTGAACGCTCGAGTAATGTCAGCAATTCCTTTGAACGGCGTGTGTGACAACTACAACTGGGCTGATGCGATCAGCCAGCTGCGCCAGGGCCGCGTAGTAATTTTCTCTGCCGGTACCGGTAACCCATTCTTTACTACTGACTCGGCAGCCTGCCTGCGTGGTATCGAAATCGAAGCGGATGTTGTGCTCAAAGCAACAAAAGTTGACGGTGTGTTCACAGATGACCCAGTTAAGAACCCAGATGCTGTTCTTTATGATAAGCTAAGCTATCAGGATGTTCTTGAGAAAGAACTGAAAGTGATGGATCTGGCCGCATTTACGCTTGCTCGCGATCACGGCATGCCAATTCGCGTGTTCAACATGAACAAACCTGGTTCCCTACGCCGCGTGGTAATGGGTGAGCAGGAAGGTACGTTGATCTCTAACGACTAAGTCTGCGAGTAAGTGACGCCACTTATTCTTAGCGGGAGCGTCTAGGCTCCCGTATTTACCGAATCATTAAGGGTATTAATCGTGATTGATGCAATTAAACAAGATGCGCAAGAGCGCATGGGCAAAAGCGTTGAAGCGCTGAAAAACCAGCTGGCTAAAGTACGTACCGGTCGTGCCCACCCAAGCCTGCTAGACACTATCTACGTTGAGTACTACGGCGCGAACACCCCGCTGAAGCAGGTTGCTAACGTAGTGGCAGAAGATTCTCGTACACTGGCTATCACTGTTTTCGACAAAGAGCTAACGCCAAAAATCGAAAAAGCGATCATGATGTCTGATCTGGGCCTGAACCCAATGTCTGCGGGTACTGTGATCCGCGTTCCACTGCCACCGCTAACAGAAGAACGTCGTCGTGATCTGGTTAAAATCGTTCGCGCTGAAGCAGAGCAGGGTCGTGTTGCGGTTCGTAACATCCGCCGTGATGCTAACGCAGACGTGAAAGCACTGCTTAAAGACAAAGAAATCTCTGAAGATGACGACCGTCGCGCACAGGACGATATCCAGAAGCTGACTGACGCAGCGGTTAAGGACATCGAAGTGATCCTGGAAGCGAAAGAAAAAGAGCTAATGGAAGTATAAGGCTTAGCCTTCAGTTCGATTGCTTGATATGGTTTAGGGCGCTGTGCGTGCAGCACGGCGCTTTTTTTTGAGGGAGATGTATGGCAGAGCATACAATCGATACTGCACTTGGTACAGACAGCTTGCCAAAGCACGTTGCCGTGATTATGGACGGAAATGGTCGCTGGGCAAAGGCCAAGGGTAAGCCTCGAGTGTTTGGCCACAAGGCCGGCGTGGAAGCCGTACGTAAGACAGTCTCGGCCGCAAATCGTTTGGGCATTCAGGTTATCACACTGTTTGCGTTTAGCAGTGAGAACTGGCGTCGCCCGGAAGATGAAGTCTCCTTGCTGATGGAACTGTTCATGACTGTACTCGGTCGTGAAGTAAAGCGCCTTCACAAGAACAATATTCGCTTGCGCATTATCGGTGATACCCGCCGATTCAGCGAGCGCCTGCAGAAGAAAATTGCCGACGCGGAAGCCTTGACTGCCGACAATACCGGATTGGTGCTGAACGTGGCAGCTAACTATGGCGGCCAGTGGGATATTTTGCAGGCGGCTAAGCAACTGGTTCAGCAAGCTGCGGAGCAGAAGCTCACACCATCAGATATCACTGAGGAGATGTTAGCTTCAGGGTTATCTACTGCAGGCCTGCCCGATGTCGATCTCCTGATCCGCACCAGCGGTGAATGCCGGATCAGTAACTTTATGCTGTGGCAGGCGGCTTACGCCGAGCTTTATTTTACCGAGCAGCACTGGCCGGATTTCGACGAAGACAGTTTTGCCGAGGCCGTGGCATGGTTTGTTAACCGGGAGCGCCGCTTTGGCTGTACTGGCGAACAAATCCAAGCGTTAATGAACAAGTGATTTTTCGCTCGTCGACGCTGACAGGATTATGTATTTTATAGGGCATCTGGCTATGGTCTCGATGCCTTTTTTACTGGTAACCGGATTACCCGAAACACCGTCGCCGATGGGCGCGGTTACAATAGAAAAATGAGAGGACGCAGTTTGCTTAAGCAACGTATTATTACCGCAGTCATTCTCGCTCCCCTAGTTATCGCAGGAATTTTCCTTTTGCCTTTTCCTGCTTTTATTGCTGCCCTAGCGGCCGTTACCCTACTGGGTTTCTGGGAGTGGACACAATTTGTTGAAACAAAATCGCGCATTGCCGCGATGGTTATCCCGGCAGCGGCCTTGCTGGCTTCGCTGGTGGTGATGCCAACCGATGTTGCTGCGCTGTCAGCTTTGGCATCGTCTCACCAGGCCATGCTGCTGGTTGGCGGACTATGGTGGGTTGTCGCCTCGGCACTGGCGATTAGCTACCCAGGTAGCACCAAATTCTGGTCATCCTTCCCCCCTCTTAAGCACCTGTTTGGATTGCTGACCTTGCTCCCTTTCTTCTGGAGTGTGTTGATGCTCCGTGCGGTTAATTACCTTGAAAACCCTTACCACGGTGCCAAGCTGGTCATGTTGGTGTGTTTCTTGGTGTGGGCGGCAGACACGGGGGCCTATTTCTCCGGTAAGCGTTTTGGTAAACACAAGATGGCACCGGCGGTGAGCCCGAATAAGACGATTGAGGGGCTGGTCGGTGGCGCCATGTTGGCGGTAGCGGTGACCTGGGGCGGCGCGGCGCTGATGGAGATCCCGTTTGTCAGCCTGTCGAGCTTGCTGCTGATTGCAGTCGTGTCCGTTGTTGCCTCAGTGTTGGGTGATTTGGTCGAGAGCATGTTCAAGCGGGCTGCTGGTATCAAAGACAGTGGCAGTATCTTGCCGGGCCACGGCGGTATTCTCGACCGTATCGACAGCCTAACGGCTGCCCTTCCTGTTTTTGCCCTACTGTATTTGTGGTTGGTGTAGGCTAACCGCCCATTTCTGGCCGGCAGCGTGAGTCATTACTAACTTGTTTGCTGCCGGCTTGAGTGCCATGCTCAATTGGCCTGTCAATGATTGTTTGTTGTTAAGTGATAGTATGCGTAAGTTAACGATTCTTGGTGCGACGGGATCTATAGGGAGCAGCACACTGGCTGTTGCGGCCCAGAATCCCGAGTTGTTTGACGTTGTAGCCCTTGCGGCGGGTAGCAATAGCCAGAAAATGTTTGAGCTGTGCTGCCAGTGGCAGCCGAAGTACGCGGCCATGGCTTGTGAAAGTGCCGCTGCAGAACTGCGTATACTGCTAAAACAACAGGGTGTGGCAACCGAAGTGCTGGGCGGTGAAGCCGGGCTGTGCCAGATTGCCTCGCTGGATGAGGTTGATACCGTGATGGCGGCGATTGTCGGTGCCGCCGGTCTGATGCCGACCATGGCCGGCGTCAAGGCAGGAAAGCGTATTTTGCTAGCCAACAAAGAAGCCTTGGTCATGTCCGGCCAGATGTTCATCGATGCCTGCCGCGAGTACGGCGCCGAACTGCTGCCGGTCGATAGCGAGCACAACGCGATCTTCCAGAGCCTGCCAGAGCAAGTCCAGCAAGCGATGGGGCACTGTGATCTGGATGCGGCCGGGGTTAGCAAAATCCTACTGACCGGCTCCGGCGGCCCGTTCCGTTATACGGAAGTCAGCGAACTGGCTGCGGTAACGCCGGCCATGGCGATAGCCCATCCCAACTGGTCGATGGGGCCAAAGATTTCGGTGGATTCGGCTACCATGATGAACAAGGGGCTGGAGTTTATCGAAGCCCGCTGGCTGTTCAATGCCACTCGTGAGCAGATGGATGTGATTATTCACCCGCAGTCGGTTATCCATTCGATGGTGCAGTACAAAGACGGTTCGGTGTTGGCCCAGATGGGTTTGCCTGATATGAGAACACCGATTGCCTGTGCAATGTCCTATCCTGAAAGAGTGGATGCGGGTGTTGCGCCGCTCGATTTCAGCCAAGTCGGTGAGTTTACTTTCCTCAAGCCGGACTTTGCCCGCTATCCTTGCCTCAAGCTGGCGATGGATGCCTGCTTCAGCGGCCAGGCAGCGACCACAGCGCTCAATGCGGCCAACGAGGAAGCGGTTGCGGCCTTTTTGGATAACCGCCTTGGCTTTACCGATATTGCCAGGGTCAACAGCCAGGTATTGGCGTCAGCATCGCTGGTAGAACCGACTGACTTGGAAAGCGTCATGGAGCTGGATAGAATGACCCGAGTTTTGGCACAGGAAGTAATACGTAAGGTAACGTTATGACAGGAATATTGTGGAACCTGGGAGCCTTTCTCCTTGCCCTTGGAATACTGATTGCCGTTCACGAATATGGGCATTTCTGGGTTGCACGCCGCTGTGGGGTTTATGTCGAGAAGTTCTCTATTGGCTTTGGCAAGGCGCTATGGCGCAAAGTGGGCAAAGACGGTACCGAATACACCCTGGCAATGATCCCGCTGGGCGGCTATGTCAAGATGCTGGACGAGCGGGTCGAGCCGGTCGACTCAAGCCGCCGCCATATGGCATTTAACAACAAGAAGCTATGGCAGCGCAGTGCGATAGTTGCGGCAGGGCCGCTAGCCAACTTCTTGTTTGCGATTGTTGCCTACTGGGTGGTTTATCTGATCGGCGTACCGGCCGTGAAGCCTGTCATTGGTGAGATTGCCCCACAATCGATTGCTGCCGAGGCCGGAATTGAAAGTGGAATGGAACTAAAGACCATTTCAGGAATCAAAACCGCAGACTGGGAATCTGTCAACATGGCGATGATTTCCCATATTGGCGATAAAGAGATGGTGCTGACCGTTACCGAGCCTGGCGCCAGCTACGAAGTCGAGAAAAAACTCGACTTGTCTCGCTGGTCGTTTGACCCGGAAAGTGAGCGCGTGCTTACTACATTGGGGATCACGCCATACTCGCCTAAAATTACTCTGGTCATTTCACAACTTGTGGAAGACGGAGCAGCAATTTCCGCTGGTTTGCGCTTAAATGACGAAATTATCGCAATCGGCGGGGAAAGTGTTACTGACTGGCAACAGGTCGTTGATGCGGTGCGCTCTCATCCCCAGCAGGCGCTGGTGATGGAAGTACTGCGCGATGGTGAACCGGTTTCACTGACTGTGACGCCGGAGGCGAAAGCGTCAGGTGAAGAGCTGGTCGGCTACGCGGGGTTTGCACCAAAAGTAGAACCATGGCCTGAATCGTACCGCATTAACTTGCAGTACGGACCGGTTGAGGCGGTGGGCAAGGCTGCAGAAAAAACTTGGCAGCTAGTCACATTGACCTTCGATATGGTGACCAAGTTGGTGACCGGCGATGTGGCGATGAAGAATTTGAGTGGCCCGATCTCGATTGCCAAAGGCGCAGGAATGACCGCCGATTATGGGGTGGTGTACTTCCTCGGCTTCTTGGCCTTGATCAGTGTCAACCTGGGGATTGTCAACCTGTTGCCGCTTCCGGTATTGGATGGCGGGCATTTGATGTTTTTTGCCATCGAAGCGGTAACACGTCGTCCTGTTTCTGAACGTGTTCAGGATATAGGCTATAGAGTGGGCTCAGCCATTTTGGTTGCATTGATGGCTGTTGCACTATTCAATGATTTTACCCGCCTTTAATAAGAGCGTTTTAGCAAGGAATAATCAGAACAGTAATGGCGATGAAAAAACTGTTGGTCGCATCGCTACTGCTAGGCAGTAGCGTTGCGCAGAGTGCGGAACAATTTGTAGTAGACGATATCCGCTTTGAGGGTCTCCAGCGTGTCACGCTCGGTGCCGCATTGCTCCAGATGCCAGTAAGGGTCGGAGACAATGTTGATGATGGTGATATTTCAGGAATGATCCAATCGCTGTTTGCGTCGGGCAACTTTGAAGATATCCAAGTCTTTCGTGACGGTAATACCCTGCTGGTCAAAGTGCAGGAGCGTCCGACCATTGCCAGTATTACCTTCTCTGGCAACAAGGCTATCAAGGAAGAGCAGCTGAAGGAGAACCTGGATGCCTCCCGTATCCGGGTCGGTGAGTCTCTCGATCGCACCACCCTGAGCAAAATTGAAAAAGGGCTTGAAGATTTCTACTACAGCGTAGGTAAATACAATGCCACGGTACAGGCTGTGGTCACACCGCTGCCACGTAACCGAGCCGACTTGAAGTTTGTCTTCACCGAAGGTGTCTCTGCGGAAATCCAGCAGATCAACTTTATCGGCAACAATGTGTTCAGCGACGACGAACTGCGCAAGAAGTTCAAGCTGCAGTCCGAAGTCTCGTGGTGGAACTTTTTTGCGGATAAAAAATACCAGAAGCAGGTACTGGCCGGGGATCTCGAGACCCTGCGCTCGATGTACCTGAACAATGGTTACCTCAAGTACCGTCTTGACGCGACCCAGGTTGCCATCTCCCCTGACAAGAAAGGGGTGTATATCACCTTGAAAGTCGATGAGGGTGAGCAGTACAAAGTCAAGAACGTCCAACTGCGGGGCGATCTGCTGGGCAAGACGGGTGAGCTGGAGGCCTTGGTGGCGATCAGCAGCGGCGATGTCTACAACGGCGCGGAAGTGACGGCCTTGGAAGAAGCCCTGAAGCGCAAGCTGGGCGAGTTGGGTTATGCCTACCCGCAGGTCAATACCATTCCTGACTTTGACGACGACAACCAGGAAGTGGCATTGATTGTCAATGTCGAGCCGGGCAAGCGGATCTATGTGCGTAACATTGGTTTCTCTGGTAACACCTCGACCAAGGATGAGGTTCTGCGCCGCGAGATGCGCCAGATGGAAGGGAGCTGGTTGAACTCCCGTTCTGTCGAGCGGGGTAAGGAGCGCCTGAGCCGTACCGGTTTCTTCGAAACGGTTGATGTCCAGACGGTCCGTGTACCGGGTACCGACGATCAGGTTGACCTGCAGTACACCGTTAAGGAAGCCAATGCCGGTAATATCAACTTTGGTGTCGGCTACGGTACGGAATCAGGGATCAGCTTCCAGGCGGGGATCCAGCAGGACAACTTCCTGGGTACCGGTAATCGTTTCGGCATCAATGCGATGATGAACGACTACCAGAAAAACGTCAGCTTGGAATACCGCGATCCGTATTTCACCCTCGACGGGATCAGCCTCGGCGGTAAGGTGTACTACAACGAGTTCGAAGCCTCAGACGCGAACATCTCGGACTATACCAACCAGAGCTACGGCGCCAGCCTGACCTGGGGTTTCCCGTTTGACGAGCTGAACTTCTTCGAGTTCGGCCTAGGCTATGACCATAACAAGATCTCCAATACCCAAGAATACTACCAGATCGAGAAATTCAAGCAGATCCACGGCTTCGATCGCGGCGATAACGTGATTGAGCTGGATGACTTCAACTGGTCGGTATCCTGGACCCGAAACAACCTGAACCGGGGTTACTTCCCGACGGCCGGTAACCACCAGCGAGCCTCGTTCCGGATGACTATTCCGGGCTCTGATGCGCAGTTCTTCAAGGCCCAGTATGATGTCCGCCAGTACTTCCCGTTGACCGAAGATCACGGCTACAGCCTACTGTTACGCGGCCGAGTCGGTTACGGTAATGGCTACGGTACGACGGATAACGGCAGCGATCAGCTGTTGCCGTTCTACGAGAACTACTATGCGGGTGGTTTCTCTACGCTGCGCGGCTTCCGCTCCAACACGGTCGGCCCGAAAGCGGTGTATCTGGACTACAGCGCGGGGGGCAACAACCCTGAGCTGATTGGCTCTGATGATGCGGCCGGGGGTAATGCCGTTGCGCTTGCCAGTATGGAGCTGATCGTTCCGACGCCGTTTGCGTCCGACGAGGTCCGCAACCAAATTCGTACCAGTGTATTTGTTGACGCCGGTACCGTGTGGGATACGGAATATGACCTGCGTGACTCGGATGGCCGATACATCCAGGATTATTCCGATCCGTCGTTGATTCGTGCGTCTTATGGTGCAGCCCTGCAGTGGATGTCGCCAATGGGACCGCTCGTATTCTCGGTTGCTAAGCCAATCAAGAAATACGAGGGTGATGATGAAGAATTCTTCACCTTCACGATTGGTCGAACATTCTAATTATTTGAGGAGATACCCTTTGAAACAGTGGATGAAAGCGGCTGGCCTTAGCCTGGTGATCCTATCGTCGTCATTTTATGCCCAGGCAGCAGAAGCCGCACAGAAAGTGGGCTATGTTGCCACCGGCCAAGCCATGGCCCAGTTGGCACAGCGCTACAATGTGTCTGAAAAGCTGCGCAATGAGTTTAAAGATCGCATCGATGAGCTACGCGGCATTGAAGGTCGCATGAAGACCAAGGTTGACAAAATCAAGCGCGACGGCGAGCTGATGAGCTCGAGCGAGAAGACCAAGCTGCAGCGTGAAATGCAGTCACTGGAATCTGATTACAAACTGAAGGCGCAGGCCCTGCAGGAAGATCAGCGTCGCCGTGGTGCTGAGGAAGAGCAGAAGTTGGTACAGAAGATCCGCCTGGCTATTCAAGATGTTGCCAAGCGCGAGGGCTACGATCTTGTGGTGGATGCCAATGCGGTTCTTTATGCTAACCCGAAAGACGATCTGTCTTCTAAAGTGATTGCAGCCGTTAAGTAAGCTTGCCTTAACGTCTCAGAAAACTTACGTATAAGTCGAAAGGATGGGGGATACTTTGGTAAACTTCATGCTTTCGACTTGTTTTATTTGGGGCGGAAGGCCCAACTGCATACTGGTCTTACCAAGTGGAATGATATTCTGCGTCAACATAGGCACTTTGATCATAGGTGTCTGCTTGTTACGGCAAGATAGAATTACCGGTTGGTATTAGGTATGCCAACACAGAATTAGAAAATAAAAGGTATCGAATGGCTGGAATGACTCTTGCTGATATAGCAGCTAAGCTGGGTGCTGAACTTCATGGTGATGGCACTGTAGTTATCGAATCTATTGCGGGAATGGCAACGGCTGGCGAAGGCCAGATCACCTTCCTGTCGAGCAGTAAGTACCGCAAGCAACTGGCAGAATGCCAGGCTTCTGCCGTGATGCTCAAAGCGGCGGATGCCGAGGGGTTCGAAGGTAATGCCCTGCTGATGGCTGATCCTTACCTGGGTTACGCCAAAGTCGCCCAACTGCTGGATACCACACCGGCTTCAGCATCGGATATTGCGCCGTCGGCCTATGTGGATCCTACCGCGGAGCTCGGCGAGAACGTCTCGATCGGCCATAACGCAGTGATTGAAGCCGGTGCTCGCATTGGTGACAATGCCCAAATTGGTGCAGGCTGCTTTATCGGTAAGAATGCCCAAATCGGCGCGGGTACCAAGCTATGGGCCAACGTGACGGTGTACCACAACGTGGTACTGGGCGAGCAGTGCTTGGTACAGTCAAGCACCGTAATTGGTGCCGATGGCTTCGGCTATGCCAACGACAAAGGCGAGTGGGTGAAGATCCCGCAGCTGGGCAGTGTCCGTATCGGCAACCGGGTAGAAATCGGTGCATGTACTACCATTGACCGTGGTGCCCTTGACGATACCATCATCGAAGATAACGTGATTATCGATAACCAGATGCAAATCGCCCACAATGTGCAGATCGGATATGGTACGGCCATGGCCGGTGGTACCATTGTGGCCGGCAGCACCAAAATCGGCAAATACTGCATTATTGGTGGTGCCTCTGTGCTTAACGGCCATATCGAGATTGCCGATGGCGTTACCATTACCGGTATGGGTATGGTGATGCGCAGTATTGAAGAGAAGGGGATGTACTCTTCCGGTATCCCGCTTCAGCCAAACAAAGAGTGGCGTAAGACTGCAGCTCGTACCATGAAAATTGACGAGATGAACAAGCGTCTTAAAGCCGTTGAAAAGCAGATGGCAGAGAAAGGCGAATAAGGCCTTGCCCATGACGACTTCAGTGGCCTGCTAGGCGGGTCGCTTTGCTTTTCTAGCACACCGTATTTTTACTTTTTTAGACAGGAATTCAGTTTTGACTAGCGAAAATAAAACGCTGAATATCACAGAGATTCAAGAGCTTCTTCCGCACCGTTACCCGTTTTTGATGATCGACCGTGTAACCCACTACGAAGAAGGCAAGACCCTGACCGGTATCAAGAATGTGTCGGTTAACGAACCTCAGTTCACGGGCCACTTCCCTAAAATGCCGGTCTTCCCGGGCGTGATGATCCTTGAAGCCATGGCGCAGGCTACCGGCTTGCTGGCATTCAAAACCTTTGGTGCGCCGGCAGAAAACGAACTGTATTACTTTGCCAGCGTTGATAACGGTAAATTCCGTAAACCGGTTGTACCGGGTGACCAGCTGGTTATCGAGGTCGAATTCCT
Coding sequences within:
- the pyrH gene encoding UMP kinase produces the protein MTTNPKPTYQRILLKLSGEALQGEEGFGIDAQVLDRMAQEIKELIELGVQVGLVIGGGNLFRGAGLAEAGMNRVVGDHMGMLATVMNGLAMRDALHRAYVNARVMSAIPLNGVCDNYNWADAISQLRQGRVVIFSAGTGNPFFTTDSAACLRGIEIEADVVLKATKVDGVFTDDPVKNPDAVLYDKLSYQDVLEKELKVMDLAAFTLARDHGMPIRVFNMNKPGSLRRVVMGEQEGTLISND
- the frr gene encoding ribosome recycling factor, producing MIDAIKQDAQERMGKSVEALKNQLAKVRTGRAHPSLLDTIYVEYYGANTPLKQVANVVAEDSRTLAITVFDKELTPKIEKAIMMSDLGLNPMSAGTVIRVPLPPLTEERRRDLVKIVRAEAEQGRVAVRNIRRDANADVKALLKDKEISEDDDRRAQDDIQKLTDAAVKDIEVILEAKEKELMEV
- the ispC gene encoding 1-deoxy-D-xylulose-5-phosphate reductoisomerase translates to MRKLTILGATGSIGSSTLAVAAQNPELFDVVALAAGSNSQKMFELCCQWQPKYAAMACESAAAELRILLKQQGVATEVLGGEAGLCQIASLDEVDTVMAAIVGAAGLMPTMAGVKAGKRILLANKEALVMSGQMFIDACREYGAELLPVDSEHNAIFQSLPEQVQQAMGHCDLDAAGVSKILLTGSGGPFRYTEVSELAAVTPAMAIAHPNWSMGPKISVDSATMMNKGLEFIEARWLFNATREQMDVIIHPQSVIHSMVQYKDGSVLAQMGLPDMRTPIACAMSYPERVDAGVAPLDFSQVGEFTFLKPDFARYPCLKLAMDACFSGQAATTALNAANEEAVAAFLDNRLGFTDIARVNSQVLASASLVEPTDLESVMELDRMTRVLAQEVIRKVTL
- the tsf gene encoding translation elongation factor Ts, producing MATVTAALVKELRERTGAGMMECKKALVEANADIELAIENMRKSGAAKAAKKAGNVAAEGTILIKDADGVAALLEVNCQTDFVAKDASFLAFANEVLETALAERLDIAALQAKFEEARVALVAKIGENISIRRVEFIEGESVSSYRHGDRIGVVVAGNGDAETLKHIAMHVAASKPEFVNPEDVPADVVEKERQVQVEIAMNEGKPAEIAEKMVIGRMKKFTGEISLTGQPFIMEPKKSVGEILKEKGATVTNFIRLEVGEGIEKAQEMSFAEEVAAVQKG
- a CDS encoding isoprenyl transferase, with amino-acid sequence MAEHTIDTALGTDSLPKHVAVIMDGNGRWAKAKGKPRVFGHKAGVEAVRKTVSAANRLGIQVITLFAFSSENWRRPEDEVSLLMELFMTVLGREVKRLHKNNIRLRIIGDTRRFSERLQKKIADAEALTADNTGLVLNVAANYGGQWDILQAAKQLVQQAAEQKLTPSDITEEMLASGLSTAGLPDVDLLIRTSGECRISNFMLWQAAYAELYFTEQHWPDFDEDSFAEAVAWFVNRERRFGCTGEQIQALMNK
- the rpsB gene encoding 30S ribosomal protein S2 gives rise to the protein MATVSMRDMLKAGVHFGHQTRYWNPKMKPFIFGARNKVHIINLEKTVPMFNDALAEINKIAARKGKILFVGTKRAASESIKEAAVNCDQYYVNNRWLGGMLTNWKTVRQSIKRLKDLETQSTDGTFDKLTKKEALMRTREMEKLEKSLGGIKNMGGLPDAMFVIDADHEHIAIKEANNLGIPVFAVVDTNSNPDGVDFVIPGNDDAIRSIQLYTGAVAQTVTEGRNQDIVAQAEQDGFVEAE
- the map gene encoding type I methionyl aminopeptidase; this translates as MSIKIKTAEEIEKMRAAGRLAAEVLEMIEPHIKEGVTTDELNQICHDYALEKGAYSAPLDYHGFPKSICTSINHIVCHGIPASQDEMGSNGQMKPAILKNGDIINVDITVIVPDDENADLSVRPAGYHGDTSKMFLVGDVSPADKRLCRVTQDALYVGMRKVKPGARVGDIGTAIEKFIKDNNKKNPLNKYSIVKDFCGHGIGSEFHEEPQVVHYRNGDRTVLKAGMCFTIEPMINAGKFGCTVDAADDWTVYTGDGKKSAQYEHTILVTETGCEVLTLRSDDTIPRLMNN
- a CDS encoding phosphatidate cytidylyltransferase; this encodes MLKQRIITAVILAPLVIAGIFLLPFPAFIAALAAVTLLGFWEWTQFVETKSRIAAMVIPAAALLASLVVMPTDVAALSALASSHQAMLLVGGLWWVVASALAISYPGSTKFWSSFPPLKHLFGLLTLLPFFWSVLMLRAVNYLENPYHGAKLVMLVCFLVWAADTGAYFSGKRFGKHKMAPAVSPNKTIEGLVGGAMLAVAVTWGGAALMEIPFVSLSSLLLIAVVSVVASVLGDLVESMFKRAAGIKDSGSILPGHGGILDRIDSLTAALPVFALLYLWLV